The Betta splendens chromosome 4, fBetSpl5.4, whole genome shotgun sequence genome contains a region encoding:
- the chst14 gene encoding carbohydrate sulfotransferase 14, with protein sequence MAPRRQEYGAARSVGARNSSVLGFRTVSSGSVRRGSAVLPSVLTFLVIVASGGLLLMIEKGMLNSMQTPSPRGNGQRLRFSGQVGKHDAAAVDVESQILQEIRNRTIRSMCRQKNMPHSIWSLSPLQRKTLLQHILVNDEYRFLYCYVPKVACSNWKRVLKVLSGALESVGVNIKMDHRSDLLFLSSLKPDEIRYRLRHYFKFMFVREPMERLLSAYRNKFGEIESYQKKYGVEIVKRYRKGRAKDTSITGDDVTFAEFVRYLLDEDVERMNEHWMPMYNLCQPCAVSYDFIGSYEHLERDAEFVLQRVGAPSDVHFPERQTWYKPVTTETLHYYLCSLPQKLLRELLPKYILDFSLFLYPLPNTTTEHCRH encoded by the exons ATGGCTCCTCGCAGGCAGGAGTACGGAGCCGCTCGGTCCGTGGGAGCGCGGAACAGCTCGGTTCTGGGCTTTAGGACCGTGAGCTCGGGCTCAGTCCGCCGTGGCTCCGCCGTGCTCCCCTCGGTGCTAACGTTCCTGGTGATCGTAGCATCcggtggcctgctgctcatgaTAGAGAAAGGAATGCTGAACAGCATGCAGACACCTTCACCGCGGGGGAACGGCCAGAGGCTGCGCTTCAGCGGCCAGGTCGGGAAGCACGACGCGGCTGCGGTGGACGTGGAGTCCCAG ATCCTCCAGGAGATTCGTAACCGAACCATCAGGAGCATGTGCCGCCAAAAGAACATGCCCCACAGCATTTGGTCCCTGAGCCCGTTGCAGAggaagacgctgctgcagcacatcctGGTGAATGACGAGTACCGCTTCCTCTACTGCTACGTCCCCAAAGTGGCCTGCTCCAACTGGAAGAGGGTTCTGAAGGTCTTGAGTGGAGCGCTGGAAAGCGTTGGCGTCAATATAAAGATGGACCATCGCAGCGAcctgttgtttttgtcttccCTGAAACCCGATGAGATCCGCTACCGTCTCAGGCACTACTTTAAATTCATGTTTGTGCGAGAGCCGATGGAGCGCCTGCTGTCCGCTTACAGGAACAAGTTTGGAGAGATCGAGTCCTACCAGAAAAAGTATGGCGTGGAGATCGTGAAGAGGTACAGAAAGGGCCGTGCTAAGGACACATCCATCACCGGAGACGACGTGACCTTCGCAGAGTTTGTCCGCTACCTGCTGGATGAGGATGTGGAGCGAATGAATGAGCACTGGATGCCGATGTACAACTTATGCCAACCTTGTGCCGTCTCTTACGACTTCATTGGCTCCTATGAGCACCTGGAGAGGGATGCAGAGTTTGTtctgcagcgtgttggagcTCCTTCTGACGTTCATTTCCCAGAAAGGCAAACGTGGTACAAGCCTGTTACCACGGAGACATTGCACTATTATCTGTGCAGTTTACCTCAAAAACTACTGAGGGAACTTCTGCCCAAGTACATTTTAGACTTTTCCCTCTTTTTGTATCCTCTGCCCAACACAACCACTGAACACTGCCGGCACTAA